One window from the genome of Myripristis murdjan chromosome 6, fMyrMur1.1, whole genome shotgun sequence encodes:
- the LOC115360196 gene encoding muscarinic acetylcholine receptor M2-like, giving the protein MESSNFSHSTGFNSSDDISTSLLSGSPYTTVEMVLIILVASSLSLVTIIGNILVMLSIKVNRHLQTVNNYFLFSLACADLIIGFCSMNLYTVYIVIGHWPLGAVVCDLWLAVDYVVSNASVMNLLIISFDRYFCVTKPLSYPVRRSTKMAGLMIAAAWVLSFILWAPAILFWQFIVGGRTVPTGECYIQFFSNAAVTFGTAIAAFYLPVAIMIVLYWRISKASRSRVRRNSRKTSGTSLGEGPSHSQEEGCESQNNCIATREEGKEQGNVRETEKLQHQNGNGPCKEERIDQEGSTNDSSMTVSMPASSSKQGEEEETTSAPPALPQRRLNGKRKANQTQPSAQQGATGCGPKLSCIRNPTQTGPSTFAETSATERQNLVTRTLFKVTKRSPVTKSKKKGTSSREKKVTRTIMAILVAFVATWTPYNVMVLINTFCSTCIPNSLWTIGYWLCYINSTINPACYALCNTTFKNTFKHLLLCQYKKIRSAR; this is encoded by the exons ATGGAGAGTTCAAACTTTTCCCACTCCACGGGCTTCAACAGTAGCGATGACATCAGCACCAGCCTCCTCTCTGGGAGTCCGTATACGACTGTGGAGATGGTGCTCATCATCCTCGTGGCCAGCTCGCTGAGTCTGGTCACTATCATCGGCAACATCCTGGTCATGCTCTCAATAAAG GTTAATAGGCACCTGCAGACCGTCAACAACTACTTCCTGTTCAGCCTGGCCTGTGCAGACCTCATCATTGGCTTCTGCTCCATGAACCTCTACACTGTTTATATTGTGATTGGCCACTGGCCCCTCGGAGCGGTTGTGTGTGACCTGTGGCTGGCTGTTGATTACGTCGTCAGCAATGCCTCAGTCATGAACCTGCTGATCATTAGTTTTGACCGTTACTTCTGTGTCACCAAGCCCCTCAGCTACCCGGTGCGGCGCAGCACCAAAATGGCCGGCCTGATGATCGCTGCGGCCTGGGTGCTGTCCTTCATCCTATGGGCACCAGCCATTCTGTTCTGGCAGTTCATTGTTGGCGGGAGAACTGTGCCCACCGGTGAATGCTACATCCAGTTCTTCTCAAACGCAGCGGTGACATTCGGCACGGCCATTGCAGCTTTTTACCTGCCGGTGGCCATCATGATTGTGCTCTACTGGCGCATCTCCAAGGCCAGCCGCAGCCGTGTGAGGAGGAACAGCAGGAAGACCTCTGGGACCAGTCTCGGGGAGGGGCCCTCGCACAGTCAGGAGGAGGGATGTGAGAGCCAGAACAACTGCATCGCGACTAGGGAAGAAGGGAAGGAACAGGGGAATGTGAGGGAGACGGAAAAGTTGCAGCATCAGAATGGAAACGGCCCCTGCAAGGAAGAAAGAATAGACCAGGAGGGCTCCACTAATGACAGCTCCATGACGGTCAGCATGCCTGCTTCATCATCTAaacagggggaggaggaggagacgacaTCAGCCCCCCCTGCCCTACCACAGAGAAGACTGAATGGCAAGAGAAAGGCAAACCAAACGCAGCCTTCTGCCCAGCAAGGAGCCACAGGTTGTGGGCCTAAACTCTCTTGCATCAGAAACCCCACCCAGACCGGCCCGAGCACCTTCGCAGAGACTTCAGCCACCGAGAGACAGAACCTGGTCACAAGGACGCTGTTCAAG GTAACGAAGCGGAGTCCGGTGACAAAATCTAAAAAGAAAGGCACTTCTTCCAGGGAGAAAAAGGTGACTCGCACAATCATGGCCATCCTGGTTGCCTTCGTTGCCACGTGGACACCTTACAACGTGATGGTCCTGATCAACACCTTCTGCTCCACCTGCATCCCCAACTCGCTTTGGACCATCGGCTACTGGCTGTGCTACATCAACAGCACCATAAACCCGGCCTGCTACGCCCTCTGCAACACCACCTTCAAAAACACCTTCAAACACCTGCTGCTCTGCCAGTACAAGAAAATACGCTCAGCACGATGA